Proteins found in one bacterium genomic segment:
- the aroC gene encoding chorismate synthase: MGSTFGRFFRITTFGESHGGAVGVVVDGCPSGIAIDLEEIQAELDRRRPGQSKITTARGETDQAEILSGMFEGKTTGTPIAIVVRNKDARSTDYESFKDLYRPSHADFTYDQKYGLRNWAGGGRSSARETIGRVAAGAIAKKWLSLYHGIEIVAWVSRVADIEAAVNSDDVTQEAVEQNIVRCPDGPVAERMIDLIQKVKSEGDSVGGTVDVVARGVPTGLGDPIFDKLEADLAKAMMSLPASKSFEVGSGLEGTYQRGTEHNDEFINKDGRIGTTTNRSGGIQGGISNGEPILLRVGFKPVATILKPQNTVDKNANPAELMPRGRHDPCVLPRAVPIVEAMMAVVLADHLLQQQAQGYLKDLPF; encoded by the coding sequence ATGGGTTCCACCTTCGGCCGGTTTTTCCGCATCACGACGTTCGGCGAAAGCCACGGCGGCGCCGTCGGCGTGGTCGTCGATGGTTGCCCCTCGGGGATCGCGATCGATCTGGAGGAAATCCAGGCGGAACTGGATCGTCGGCGCCCCGGCCAGTCGAAGATCACAACCGCCCGTGGCGAGACGGACCAGGCGGAGATTCTCTCCGGCATGTTCGAAGGCAAGACCACAGGCACTCCGATCGCCATCGTCGTTCGCAACAAGGACGCGCGCAGCACGGATTACGAGTCCTTCAAGGATCTCTATCGGCCCTCGCACGCGGACTTCACCTACGACCAGAAGTACGGCCTCCGCAACTGGGCGGGGGGCGGACGTTCTTCGGCGCGCGAGACGATCGGCCGTGTGGCCGCCGGCGCGATCGCAAAGAAGTGGCTCAGCCTATACCACGGAATCGAAATCGTCGCGTGGGTTTCGCGCGTTGCCGATATCGAAGCGGCCGTGAATTCCGATGATGTCACGCAGGAAGCGGTCGAGCAGAACATCGTGCGGTGCCCCGACGGTCCGGTCGCGGAGCGCATGATCGATCTGATCCAGAAGGTGAAGTCGGAGGGCGATTCCGTCGGCGGAACGGTCGATGTCGTTGCGCGCGGTGTACCGACGGGGCTCGGCGATCCGATTTTCGACAAACTGGAGGCGGATCTGGCGAAGGCCATGATGTCCTTGCCAGCCAGCAAATCCTTCGAAGTCGGTTCGGGCCTGGAGGGCACGTACCAGCGCGGAACGGAACATAACGACGAGTTCATCAACAAGGACGGACGCATCGGCACGACGACAAACCGCAGTGGAGGAATCCAAGGCGGAATCAGCAACGGCGAGCCGATTCTTCTGCGCGTCGGATTCAAACCGGTCGCCACGATTCTGAAGCCGCAGAACACTGTCGACAAGAACGCCAATCCGGCGGAGCTGATGCCGCGCGGGCGCCACGATCCGTGCGTCCTGCCGCGTGCCGTTCCGATCGTCGAGGCAATGATGGCGGTGGTGCTGGCGGATCACCTGTTGCAGCAGCAAGCCCAGGGCTATCTCAAAGATCTGCCCTTCTGA
- a CDS encoding aminoglycoside 3'-phosphotransferase yields MMNGPFLQDFSTELRRICSSFDWSRMEIGMSGHSTWRGARDGRAEVFLKLSGEKGMLPLSDEAERLRWLAGRLPAPRLLHFETDDHREALLMSAVPGVDATRVIEGKPRETARVLGEALRLWHETPAADCPFDERLDVELELARRHVELGKVDVEDFDDCRLGRSADEVFAELLQTRPIQDGEFLTHGDYCVPNIMIDPDTMKATGFVDIGRAGIGSIYRDVALALRSLGYNGAGDCQQDFLAAYGLTEVNEELVEYYQLLDEFF; encoded by the coding sequence ATGATGAATGGACCATTTCTGCAGGATTTCTCTACAGAATTGCGGCGGATCTGCTCTTCTTTTGACTGGAGCCGCATGGAAATCGGCATGTCTGGGCATTCGACCTGGCGGGGCGCTCGCGACGGGCGGGCCGAGGTCTTCCTGAAGCTCTCCGGCGAAAAGGGGATGCTCCCCCTCTCGGACGAAGCGGAGCGATTGCGCTGGCTGGCGGGAAGACTGCCGGCGCCGCGGCTCCTGCACTTCGAGACGGATGATCACAGGGAGGCTCTGCTAATGTCCGCCGTTCCGGGCGTCGATGCGACGCGTGTCATCGAAGGCAAGCCGCGTGAGACCGCTCGTGTTCTCGGCGAAGCCCTTCGGCTTTGGCACGAGACTCCAGCCGCGGACTGTCCGTTCGATGAGCGCCTGGACGTGGAACTCGAGCTTGCCCGCCGGCATGTGGAACTTGGGAAGGTCGATGTGGAAGACTTCGACGACTGCCGCCTCGGCCGCTCGGCGGATGAAGTGTTTGCGGAGTTGCTGCAGACTCGTCCGATTCAGGATGGCGAATTCCTGACGCACGGCGATTACTGCGTCCCCAATATCATGATCGATCCGGATACCATGAAGGCAACGGGTTTCGTCGACATCGGCCGGGCGGGTATCGGTTCCATCTACCGCGATGTTGCGCTCGCGCTCCGTAGTTTGGGCTACAATGGAGCAGGCGATTGCCAGCAGGATTTCCTGGCGGCGTATGGACTGACGGAAGTGAATGAAGAGTTAGTGGAGTACTACCAACTGCTGGACGAGTTCTTCTGA
- a CDS encoding DUF1475 domain-containing protein, which produces MKRPLGSIAIVGILLVGLLGSFAWAGAQSNLFEGFGRVLDEPWGVVETIDLYLGFAFVSVWIALLERRPGPAIAWIVALMLLGNAITLVYVGIRLWRFGSWRKAILVGANG; this is translated from the coding sequence ATGAAACGCCCGTTAGGTTCGATCGCCATTGTGGGAATTCTGCTGGTTGGTTTGCTCGGCTCGTTTGCTTGGGCGGGTGCGCAGAGCAATTTGTTCGAGGGCTTCGGGCGAGTGCTCGATGAGCCATGGGGCGTTGTCGAGACAATCGATCTCTATCTCGGATTCGCGTTCGTGTCCGTGTGGATTGCTCTGCTGGAACGCCGACCGGGGCCCGCGATCGCCTGGATCGTCGCGCTGATGTTGCTGGGCAACGCGATTACGTTGGTCTACGTCGGCATTCGGCTGTGGCGATTCGGATCGTGGAGAAAGGCGATCCTGGTCGGCGCTAACGGATGA
- a CDS encoding EI24 domain-containing protein, whose amino-acid sequence MQRMSAMPGKVSLQDGTRAVFRAIGFLVARPKYLAFCMAPFALNLLITLPLTLWLVFRFIYEPITGTLPQDGNWFMTALGSAASFLLFVVLIVVALIVFLVMSIILSAPFHDKISEWVERERFALYPDLMPPQLPISSGIRHALFEAVKRVSIALPPMIFVLALGFIPVAGSIIAVLLNTILAAQFLTLDAMSYSMDRREIPMGAKVKFLRNNVRYSIGFGLPFLALPCAIFIVPPISAVAGSLVFCDLMLEAYEKKELETEDQG is encoded by the coding sequence ATGCAGCGAATGTCAGCCATGCCGGGGAAGGTCTCGTTGCAGGACGGAACGCGTGCGGTGTTTCGCGCGATCGGGTTTCTGGTCGCGCGGCCGAAGTATCTGGCGTTCTGCATGGCCCCGTTTGCGCTGAATCTGCTGATCACATTACCGCTGACGCTTTGGCTAGTGTTCCGCTTCATCTACGAACCCATCACCGGCACGCTGCCGCAGGATGGGAACTGGTTCATGACGGCGCTCGGCAGCGCCGCCAGCTTTCTGCTGTTCGTCGTGCTGATCGTCGTGGCGCTGATTGTGTTCCTGGTGATGTCGATTATCCTCAGCGCACCGTTCCACGACAAGATCAGCGAATGGGTCGAGCGCGAACGCTTTGCGCTGTACCCCGATCTGATGCCGCCGCAATTGCCGATCTCGTCCGGCATTCGGCACGCCCTCTTCGAGGCCGTGAAACGCGTCTCGATCGCACTGCCGCCGATGATCTTTGTTCTGGCGCTGGGGTTCATCCCCGTCGCGGGATCGATCATCGCCGTGCTGCTGAACACGATCCTGGCCGCGCAATTCCTGACGCTCGACGCGATGAGTTACTCCATGGATCGCCGCGAGATTCCGATGGGCGCGAAGGTGAAGTTCCTTCGCAACAACGTGCGTTACTCAATCGGATTCGGCCTGCCATTCCTGGCACTGCCTTGCGCGATCTTCATCGTCCCGCCGATTTCCGCCGTGGCGGGATCGCTCGTGTTCTGCGATTTGATGCTCGAGGCGTATGAGAAGAAGGAGTTGGAGACGGAAGACCAGGGCTGA
- the queG gene encoding tRNA epoxyqueuosine(34) reductase QueG translates to MTDASLQSLIEERVRQLGFDWFGIARAEALESELAELREFLDEDRHGSMEWLARDPERRADPERVLPECRSVIVLGINYQQPDDIERRDAPPVGKISRYARGRDYHRVFEKRLKKLCRFIDHHGPAGTQSRAYVDYGPVMERQWAQRAGLGFIGKHTLLINPEQGSYFFLAVVLSTVELEPTPPLESSCGCGDCRLCIDACPTGAIEAPWRFDARRCLSYLTIEHSGPIDEELWSHFAGWVFGCDICQDVCPYNRKRARVAAEDAFAPRKAPAGWSLVEMLQLDEDKLDDAMWGNPLRRAGHESLIRNAAIVASERGGEAEARELQRIAEDASQPDWLRETARQAFERLLDSPRDAC, encoded by the coding sequence ATGACCGACGCCTCCCTTCAAAGCCTCATCGAAGAGCGTGTGCGCCAGTTGGGTTTCGACTGGTTCGGCATTGCGCGTGCCGAAGCGTTGGAAAGCGAGTTGGCCGAGCTGCGCGAGTTTCTCGACGAAGATCGCCATGGTTCGATGGAGTGGCTGGCGCGCGATCCGGAGCGTCGTGCTGACCCGGAGCGCGTGCTGCCCGAGTGTCGCAGCGTCATTGTACTCGGAATCAACTACCAGCAACCTGACGACATCGAACGGCGCGATGCGCCGCCGGTTGGGAAGATTTCGCGCTATGCACGCGGCCGCGACTATCATCGCGTCTTCGAGAAGCGACTCAAGAAGCTCTGTCGCTTCATCGATCACCATGGCCCCGCGGGGACACAGTCGCGCGCCTATGTCGACTATGGCCCGGTGATGGAGCGCCAATGGGCCCAACGTGCCGGCCTCGGCTTCATCGGCAAGCACACGCTGCTGATCAATCCCGAACAGGGATCGTACTTCTTTCTGGCGGTCGTGCTGTCCACGGTCGAGTTGGAGCCAACGCCGCCGCTTGAATCTTCATGCGGCTGCGGAGATTGCCGCCTTTGCATCGATGCATGCCCAACCGGAGCGATCGAGGCGCCGTGGCGATTCGATGCGCGAAGGTGCCTGTCCTACTTGACGATTGAGCATTCCGGCCCGATCGACGAAGAGCTCTGGTCGCATTTTGCGGGCTGGGTTTTCGGCTGCGATATCTGCCAGGACGTGTGCCCATACAATCGCAAGCGCGCACGCGTCGCGGCAGAAGACGCATTCGCCCCGCGCAAGGCTCCGGCGGGATGGTCGCTCGTTGAAATGCTACAGTTGGATGAAGACAAACTGGACGATGCGATGTGGGGCAATCCATTGAGGCGCGCGGGTCACGAATCGCTCATCCGGAACGCCGCCATCGTCGCCAGCGAACGCGGCGGCGAAGCCGAAGCGCGCGAACTCCAACGCATCGCCGAAGACGCGTCGCAACCGGATTGGCTGCGCGAAACCGCGCGGCAGGCATTTGAGAGGCTGCTCGACTCGCCGCGGGATGCTTGCTAG
- a CDS encoding sigma-54 dependent transcriptional regulator, with protein MTNRHAYPVILSPQANRAVLRPSDGGMVLESAPRWLLDAARIDQQPPFTIDPNEEREALQVLEGVAGDVIDSGRPVREFLTDIEIPGGDSRDVLIDAEPGEYDGTPYVELKLQDVTEIVRERRRAAAVGAFHGIIGQSLPMLDVFQKIAMYGPTEAPVIITGETGTGKELVARALHDRSPRGDGPFVPVNCCALTPELFESELFGHEKGSFTGAYREHKGRFERADGGTLFLDEIGDMPPITQSKMLRALEEGVIERVGGEREREVDVRVVAATNVALEHAVATGRFRSDLYHRLSVFRIHLPPLRDRKGDLAILADSFLATFNERYRRNVKRFTPEALRLLEQYPWPGNIRELRNVVERLVVETQGEAIGGNAVQRWIDERDFLMPGDWSVETSFAQRAPIIPAQGPRMSWPSLPPPQEAIEYTDFTESRTEEPSELTPENIREAFRAAGGNLTQAARDLGVHKSTLYRNMKQLGISREELEELL; from the coding sequence ATGACAAATCGACACGCTTATCCCGTGATCCTGTCCCCCCAGGCGAATCGGGCCGTCCTGCGCCCCTCAGACGGGGGGATGGTTCTGGAGTCGGCGCCGCGCTGGCTGCTTGATGCCGCACGCATCGACCAACAACCGCCATTCACGATCGATCCGAATGAAGAGCGAGAAGCGCTGCAGGTTCTGGAGGGCGTGGCCGGTGACGTGATCGATTCCGGACGTCCGGTTCGCGAATTCCTGACCGACATCGAGATCCCCGGCGGCGATTCCCGAGATGTTCTGATCGACGCGGAACCGGGCGAGTACGACGGTACGCCTTACGTCGAATTGAAGCTCCAGGACGTAACGGAGATTGTTCGCGAGCGCCGTCGTGCAGCCGCGGTCGGGGCGTTTCACGGGATCATCGGCCAATCGCTGCCGATGCTTGACGTTTTTCAGAAGATCGCCATGTACGGCCCGACGGAAGCCCCCGTCATCATCACCGGCGAGACGGGAACGGGAAAGGAACTGGTGGCGCGTGCGCTGCATGATCGAAGCCCACGCGGCGACGGGCCATTTGTGCCGGTGAATTGCTGCGCACTGACGCCGGAGCTTTTCGAAAGCGAACTCTTTGGCCACGAGAAGGGCTCCTTCACCGGCGCCTATCGCGAACACAAAGGCCGTTTTGAACGCGCCGACGGCGGGACGTTGTTCCTCGACGAGATCGGCGACATGCCGCCCATCACGCAGTCGAAGATGTTGCGTGCGCTGGAGGAAGGCGTAATCGAACGCGTTGGTGGAGAGCGCGAGCGCGAGGTCGATGTCCGCGTCGTCGCGGCGACGAATGTGGCGCTGGAGCACGCTGTCGCCACAGGGCGGTTCCGCTCCGATCTCTATCACCGCCTCTCGGTCTTCCGTATTCATCTCCCGCCGCTGCGCGATCGAAAGGGCGATCTCGCGATCCTCGCAGACTCATTCCTCGCGACGTTCAACGAACGCTATCGCCGCAATGTGAAGCGATTCACACCCGAGGCTCTGCGCTTGCTCGAGCAATACCCCTGGCCAGGCAACATCCGCGAACTTCGCAACGTCGTCGAGCGCCTCGTCGTTGAAACCCAAGGCGAAGCGATCGGCGGCAATGCCGTGCAACGATGGATCGATGAACGCGACTTCCTGATGCCGGGCGACTGGTCGGTTGAGACATCCTTCGCGCAACGCGCTCCTATAATTCCCGCGCAGGGACCGCGAATGAGTTGGCCCTCTCTGCCGCCTCCCCAGGAAGCGATCGAATATACCGATTTCACGGAATCGCGCACGGAAGAGCCGTCAGAATTGACTCCGGAGAACATCCGTGAGGCTTTCCGCGCGGCTGGCGGCAATCTGACGCAGGCCGCACGCGATCTCGGCGTGCATAAGTCGACGCTCTATCGGAACATGAAGCAACTCGGCATTTCGCGCGAGGAACTGGAGGAGTTGCTATGA
- a CDS encoding LysE family transporter, with protein MITSALLLQAYIIGWTVAAPIGPVNLEIIRRSLRHRLLAGFLVGVGATMIDTMYLLLTGFGLASALQKKPVLLTSLVLGGGLMGWLAWMALVEAWREWHKMHEAPGEHDPLTEHAASDDLGSGETPPPAKRVTLVRSWLVGLGMTASNPMTLVFWATLPSLLFGAGKPATPVVLVAALAVWAGTLSWVGTLMAVLAFARRWVGPRLFAVASGLGGLGMGYFALRFLWMAAHIGEFMEKMANGVQ; from the coding sequence TTGATTACTTCCGCGCTACTGCTGCAAGCCTACATCATCGGATGGACCGTTGCGGCGCCAATCGGGCCGGTGAATCTGGAGATCATTCGTCGGTCGTTGCGCCATCGTTTGCTCGCCGGGTTCCTGGTGGGCGTCGGGGCAACGATGATCGACACGATGTACCTGCTCCTGACAGGTTTCGGGCTGGCATCGGCGCTGCAGAAGAAGCCGGTTCTGCTGACGAGCCTCGTTCTCGGCGGCGGGCTGATGGGGTGGCTGGCGTGGATGGCGCTCGTCGAGGCATGGCGCGAGTGGCACAAGATGCATGAGGCGCCGGGCGAGCACGATCCGTTAACCGAACACGCCGCCTCGGACGATCTCGGGTCGGGGGAGACTCCCCCACCGGCAAAGCGCGTCACGCTCGTCCGCAGTTGGCTCGTCGGCCTCGGGATGACGGCGTCCAACCCGATGACGCTGGTGTTCTGGGCGACGCTGCCGAGTCTGCTCTTCGGCGCGGGCAAGCCGGCGACTCCGGTGGTCCTGGTGGCGGCGCTGGCGGTGTGGGCGGGCACGCTGTCGTGGGTGGGAACGCTCATGGCCGTCCTGGCATTTGCGCGCCGTTGGGTCGGACCGCGACTGTTCGCCGTGGCATCCGGATTGGGCGGTCTAGGCATGGGGTATTTCGCGCTGAGATTCCTATGGATGGCCGCGCATATTGGGGAATTCATGGAAAAAATGGCCAATGGCGTGCAATGA
- the lnt gene encoding apolipoprotein N-acyltransferase — MLMLLFPPVREMWAHRMSLLWALGSVVLLWMCYPPLNAWPLGFVALVPWLWSLRRTSPRLAFWNSWLFGAVHFLTVFFWLRSLDQFNPAIWLGIPMLCLFKGFFYGLNGAGMVFFARRFSPWTALVAAVLWWVGWEWFRSVGQLGVPYALLGYTVRGFLPLAQLASIGGMVLVSAVVLAMNLALMETIAAAKQRMLDAWVLSRLAVAVLVIIGGAVWGSRVMSATAEAEEAGIPIRVALIQPNVEQMEKISSYAIIGWQEMTQAELQAAVAKMEATQDKLTLQMFDMLDAIEPDTVDLVVTPESAFTQGGFDHSEALQRELQLRADELRATIIVGADDTIFVDPDGEYSENPSPMSSEEHYGGLFVFRPGETEMHRVADYQKIHLMPFGETVPYFHLIPGLQEKLVQISSFLRGDKHQPPVFIKVPATASSFVGDLPQVHLGPNICFEDMFPYLHRRMSRRGVQVFVNITNDAWYDPTLGSRYHFLHVPMRCVETRLPMIRSTNSGVSALISGTGEVIARAERREPATLIGTISVPIDPKPTIYARLGDWFGLLAWFASLIMWTWLLWNRERRA; from the coding sequence ATGCTGATGCTTCTGTTCCCGCCTGTGCGCGAGATGTGGGCGCATCGGATGTCGCTTCTCTGGGCGCTCGGATCGGTCGTGCTGCTGTGGATGTGTTATCCGCCGCTGAACGCCTGGCCGCTCGGGTTTGTGGCGTTGGTGCCGTGGTTGTGGAGCCTTCGCCGCACGTCGCCGCGGCTGGCATTCTGGAACTCGTGGCTGTTCGGGGCCGTGCATTTCCTGACGGTGTTCTTCTGGCTACGGTCGCTCGACCAGTTCAACCCGGCCATCTGGCTGGGCATTCCAATGCTGTGCCTTTTCAAGGGGTTCTTCTACGGACTGAACGGCGCCGGGATGGTGTTCTTTGCGCGCCGATTCTCGCCGTGGACGGCACTGGTGGCGGCGGTTTTGTGGTGGGTTGGCTGGGAGTGGTTCCGCTCTGTCGGTCAACTGGGCGTGCCGTACGCACTGCTGGGCTACACGGTTCGCGGCTTCCTGCCGCTGGCGCAGTTGGCGTCGATCGGCGGAATGGTTCTCGTGTCGGCCGTTGTGCTGGCGATGAACCTGGCGCTGATGGAAACGATCGCCGCGGCGAAACAGCGCATGCTGGACGCATGGGTGTTGTCGCGCCTCGCAGTCGCCGTTCTTGTCATCATCGGCGGAGCCGTCTGGGGCAGCCGCGTGATGTCCGCCACAGCCGAAGCCGAAGAGGCCGGCATTCCGATTCGCGTCGCTTTGATTCAACCCAATGTCGAGCAGATGGAGAAAATCTCCAGCTACGCGATCATCGGTTGGCAGGAGATGACGCAGGCGGAACTGCAGGCCGCCGTCGCGAAGATGGAGGCCACGCAGGACAAGCTGACGCTGCAGATGTTCGACATGCTCGACGCGATCGAACCGGACACCGTCGACCTGGTCGTCACGCCGGAATCGGCCTTCACACAGGGGGGCTTCGATCACAGCGAAGCGCTGCAGCGCGAATTGCAACTGCGCGCCGACGAGTTGCGAGCCACGATCATCGTCGGCGCCGACGACACAATCTTTGTCGATCCGGATGGAGAGTACTCAGAAAATCCGTCGCCAATGAGTTCGGAAGAGCACTACGGCGGCCTGTTCGTTTTTCGGCCAGGCGAAACCGAGATGCATCGCGTGGCCGACTACCAGAAGATTCACTTGATGCCGTTTGGCGAGACGGTGCCGTACTTCCACCTGATTCCAGGCCTGCAGGAAAAACTCGTGCAGATTTCAAGTTTCCTGCGCGGCGACAAACATCAGCCACCTGTCTTCATCAAAGTCCCCGCGACTGCCAGTTCTTTCGTCGGCGATCTTCCTCAGGTGCACCTTGGGCCGAACATCTGCTTCGAGGACATGTTCCCCTATCTGCACCGGCGCATGAGCCGCCGTGGCGTCCAGGTCTTTGTGAACATCACCAACGACGCGTGGTACGATCCGACCCTCGGTAGCCGTTATCACTTCCTGCACGTGCCGATGCGATGCGTCGAAACACGCCTGCCGATGATTCGCAGCACGAACTCCGGCGTGTCCGCATTGATCAGTGGTACCGGTGAAGTCATTGCCCGGGCAGAGCGCCGGGAGCCCGCCACGCTGATCGGCACGATCTCCGTCCCCATCGATCCGAAGCCGACGATCTACGCACGGCTGGGCGACTGGTTCGGTCTGCTCGCATGGTTCGCGTCACTAATCATGTGGACATGGCTGCTGTGGAACCGCGAGCGCCGGGCGTAG
- a CDS encoding GAF domain-containing protein: MPFEEPVRKILNLARGQTTLRGLERVLQKIAEDLDTYGCVLWVQPPQAPDNPTSKSFGRMMAKYFRGGESIRLYEIHDANSPSQECLDTGNFVPPNAPFGRRVCRLLDGKHLEWSWAAPVLFSGNVRGALTVYSDIPKPDFLHDHVSRLKLYADMIPELQQGIEDRVGLELLARINKIISDGIRAEQGALIDEDTRNEVLQQVCEAISDVFDCIETSVFFRTSTLPHQRFEQCASTWPTKSDPEKTTYILGDGEEISGITEWVLRAGEPRLIPDLLRLPDRIAGQEKDQAVRWGDSLGIAERIRDIFKLQDHEATPPLSWMGVPVPSEQSSGPREDDQIPVVGIIRCCCSKSGPYYFTEENMKLLGLVAARISSFWGLSHRQIQVIQENILWKNSIRKVIELNAEIDRRTAEGEYEITTFYQEAVDLVYQSIPQARAVCIELLDHERSATYFVAAVGDEELSARIKKRMAGMHPFIEESATGKIIRDRIPLALQATEPDKWKLYKGTLPGIYGWIGTPILIEGEKRALGVLAVSLREAGLLPSDNVHLLQLLAAQLGLYTRVAERSAESAATKGELRRQIEFFDHISKLHRHQIRGSVGAAYAFAKLLCDDLKGRDEERDARVLRGQIGKAKNVTETMQFLRGLFDRSESAILLPKRQESINSGDLQKLAFEIADNECILAEPVKGLNFHIDSKSFSEGPAVDLQVHRPFLEQVLYCLCDNAFKYANANSTIHLKASLKRTSGNFIITVSNQGIPIQQEELSRIFNQGFRGAAARAATGEGLGIGLWISKHMMKAMGGDLEITHDSSESRTDARVIIPTQ, encoded by the coding sequence ATGCCTTTCGAAGAGCCGGTACGAAAGATTCTCAATCTTGCGCGGGGCCAGACGACTCTTCGCGGGTTGGAGCGAGTTCTTCAGAAGATCGCTGAAGATCTTGATACCTACGGATGTGTCCTCTGGGTGCAGCCTCCGCAGGCTCCTGATAATCCGACTTCGAAATCGTTCGGGAGGATGATGGCCAAGTACTTCCGAGGCGGAGAGTCAATACGGCTCTACGAGATTCACGACGCTAATTCTCCATCCCAGGAATGCCTTGATACAGGTAACTTCGTTCCACCAAATGCACCATTTGGTCGACGCGTTTGCAGACTTCTTGATGGGAAGCACCTCGAATGGAGTTGGGCGGCTCCGGTTCTGTTCTCCGGCAATGTTCGAGGGGCCCTCACAGTATACTCCGATATCCCCAAGCCTGATTTTCTCCATGACCATGTCTCCCGACTGAAACTCTATGCTGACATGATTCCTGAACTCCAGCAGGGGATCGAGGATCGTGTGGGACTGGAGTTGCTAGCAAGAATCAACAAGATCATTTCTGATGGTATCAGAGCTGAGCAGGGAGCTTTGATAGATGAGGATACCCGGAATGAAGTTCTTCAGCAGGTCTGTGAGGCGATCTCAGATGTTTTCGACTGCATCGAAACATCGGTGTTCTTCCGGACATCTACGCTTCCTCACCAGCGTTTTGAACAATGCGCGAGTACTTGGCCCACAAAGTCTGATCCTGAGAAAACTACCTATATTCTCGGAGATGGGGAGGAGATTTCCGGGATCACCGAGTGGGTACTTCGAGCAGGCGAGCCCAGGCTCATACCTGATCTTCTGAGGTTGCCAGATCGAATCGCCGGCCAGGAGAAGGACCAGGCTGTCCGCTGGGGGGATTCCCTCGGTATCGCCGAGAGGATCAGGGATATTTTTAAGCTGCAGGATCACGAAGCAACCCCCCCTTTGAGTTGGATGGGTGTTCCAGTTCCGTCTGAGCAATCATCCGGTCCTCGCGAAGATGACCAGATTCCGGTTGTAGGAATCATCAGGTGTTGTTGCTCCAAGAGCGGTCCGTACTACTTCACAGAAGAGAATATGAAGCTACTGGGCCTTGTCGCAGCTCGCATCAGTTCATTCTGGGGACTCTCTCATCGGCAGATACAAGTAATTCAGGAGAATATCCTGTGGAAGAACTCTATCAGGAAAGTGATAGAGTTGAATGCCGAGATTGATCGACGGACAGCCGAAGGGGAATACGAGATTACAACGTTCTACCAAGAGGCTGTCGACTTGGTCTACCAGTCGATCCCACAGGCTCGCGCTGTCTGCATTGAGCTTCTTGATCACGAGCGCTCGGCCACCTACTTCGTGGCTGCCGTCGGCGATGAGGAGTTGTCTGCCCGGATTAAGAAACGCATGGCCGGGATGCACCCCTTCATTGAGGAGAGTGCTACCGGCAAGATAATCCGTGATAGAATCCCTTTGGCTCTTCAGGCGACCGAACCTGATAAATGGAAGCTTTATAAAGGGACGCTCCCCGGAATTTATGGCTGGATCGGTACACCGATACTCATCGAGGGCGAGAAGCGGGCTCTGGGAGTTCTGGCCGTGTCGCTGAGAGAAGCAGGGCTACTGCCGAGCGATAATGTGCATTTGTTACAATTGCTTGCAGCACAGCTTGGCTTGTATACGCGCGTGGCTGAGCGTTCAGCAGAATCTGCCGCGACAAAAGGAGAACTTCGCCGACAGATCGAATTCTTCGACCACATTTCGAAACTCCACCGTCATCAAATCAGAGGCTCTGTGGGGGCCGCGTATGCCTTTGCAAAGCTCCTTTGTGATGATCTGAAGGGGCGGGATGAGGAGCGGGACGCTCGGGTGCTTCGAGGCCAGATTGGAAAGGCAAAGAACGTCACAGAGACGATGCAGTTTCTTCGAGGTCTGTTCGATCGGTCAGAATCTGCCATCCTGCTACCCAAACGGCAGGAATCCATCAACTCAGGTGATCTGCAGAAGCTCGCATTCGAAATCGCAGACAACGAGTGCATTCTTGCGGAACCTGTCAAGGGGCTGAATTTCCACATTGACTCCAAGTCCTTTTCGGAAGGACCGGCGGTGGACCTCCAGGTTCACAGGCCATTCCTAGAGCAAGTGCTGTATTGCCTGTGTGATAACGCATTCAAATACGCAAACGCGAACAGCACCATTCATCTGAAGGCCTCCCTGAAGCGTACCTCAGGGAATTTTATCATTACCGTTTCAAATCAAGGAATACCAATTCAACAGGAGGAATTATCTCGGATATTTAACCAGGGTTTCAGAGGGGCGGCGGCTCGAGCCGCTACAGGAGAGGGGCTTGGGATTGGTCTTTGGATATCCAAGCACATGATGAAGGCAATGGGTGGAGATTTGGAGATCACGCATGACTCTTCAGAATCTCGGACCGATGCCAGGGTAATCATCCCAACACAATAG